A genomic stretch from Pieris brassicae chromosome 9, ilPieBrab1.1, whole genome shotgun sequence includes:
- the LOC123714515 gene encoding connectin-like, translating to MGLKYLILMIAFATVEINLTESRQNDKRRWKSEKSPYSHFVNICDIQDRASKVHCYCESIKIKTATKADCWVFNGGIAEDDPFWSNFYSQPKIERLTFNVRTDGGLTFIPAKVIVRLDHLQYLNIQYANIYSIPSFAFTNSTTLREITLHKNKIAKLEKMSFAHLIMLVNVSLVENQISEITKDVFYILPNLQRLYLSKNTIEVLHDGCFKHLNNLIKLDLNNNLLTVVIRENFQGLSNLITLDMRNNKLSMIGDLAFAELWGLHELYLDGNEIKFISERGFGGLTQLKKLSLANNKLATLDDGVFDDIQKLSILDLRNNNLETLKHETLRNVIDNMKSNYALISLDGNKLTCDCRLSWLHKLRDETRSKRVRASLNRLNCIMDNKLKTNLINFKTQKNEPNKVIAKTDRTYDEDDFEEYDDTLQDQDTDLDLKIEYRKKLLDIPKDLLPCPSKLISEASYSPPTQDEVKYYKTSGSQTLQSILNLTIVCVFVVM from the exons ATGGGCTTAAAGTATCTGATCCTAATGATAGCTTTCGCAACAGTCGAAATAAATCTCACTGAGAGTCGTCAAAATGATAAACGCAGATGGAAATCCGAAAAGTCCCCTTATTCGCATTTCGTTAATATTTGCGATATTCAAGACAGAGCATCAAAAGTGCATTGCTATTGcgaaagtataaaaataaaaacagcaaCGAAAGCTGACTGTTGGGTTTTTAATGGTGGCATTGCAGAAGATGACCCCTTCTGGTCCAACTTTTATTCTCAACcgaaaattgaacggctaacGTTCAATGTGAGGACGGATGGTGGCCTCACATTTATTCCAGCCAAAGTTATTGTACGATTGGATCATTTGcaatacttaaatattcaGTACGCAAACATATACAGTATACCATCCTTTGCATTCACAAATTCAACGACGCTAAGGGAAATAACGctgcataaaaataaaattgcgaaaTTAGAGAAGATGTCATTCgctcatttaattatgttggtGAATGTGAGTCTTGTAGAGAACCAGATTTCGGAGATAACAAAAGATGTATTCTACATCTTACCTAATTTACAAAGACTTTATCTTTCAAAGAATACAATAGAAGTTTTACACGACGGATGTTTTAAGCATTTGAACAATTTAATCAAACTTgacttgaataataatttgttgacTGTTGTAATCAGAGAGAATTTCCAGGGGCTATCTAATTTGATTACTTTGGATAtgcgaaataataaattgagtATGATAGGCGATCTTGCGTTCGCAGAACTTTGGGGTCTTCATGAACTTTATTTAGATGGGAATGAAATAAAGTTCATTTCGGAAAGAGGTTTTGGTGGCTTGACACAACTTAAGAAACTTTCCTTAGCCAATAACAAGTTAGCGACGCTGGATGACGGAGTGTTTGATGATATACAAAAGTTGAGTATTTTGGATTTACGAAACAATAACTTGGAAACATTAAAACACGAGACGTTGAGGAACGTTATAGATAATATGAAATCGAATTATGCGTTAATCTCTCTTGACG GTAACAAGCTAACCTGTGACTGTCGACTATCCTGGCTGCACAAACTCCGTGATGAGACTAGAAGCAAACGCGTCCGAGCCTCTCTCAACCGCCTGAACTGTATCATGGATAACAAACTAAAAACCAACTTGATCAACTTTAAAACCCAAAAGAACGAACCGAACAAAGTAATTGCTAAGACCGACAGAACCTACGATGAAGACGACTTCGAAGAATATGACGACACTTTACAAGATCAGGACAcagatttagatttaaaaatcgaatacCGTAAAAAACTACTGGACATTCCTAAAGATTTATTACCTTGTCCTAGTAAGCTTATTTCAGAGGCTTCTTACTCGCCCCCTACTCAGGACGaggtaaaatattacaaaacttcCGGAAGTCAAACATtacaatcaattttaaatttaactattgtgtgtgtttttgttgtTATGTAA